In Phoenix dactylifera cultivar Barhee BC4 chromosome 11, palm_55x_up_171113_PBpolish2nd_filt_p, whole genome shotgun sequence, the following are encoded in one genomic region:
- the LOC103721304 gene encoding trafficking protein particle complex subunit 2-like isoform X1 translates to MANTACFIIVSRNDIPIYEAEVGSAPKKEEAAHKHQFILHAALDIVQDLAWTTSAMFLKAVDRFNDLVVSVYVTAGHTRLMLLHDSRNEDGIKSFFQEVHELYVKILLNPLYLPGSRITSSHFDTKVRALARKYL, encoded by the exons ATGGCAAACACGGCATGCTTTATAATTGTCAGCAGGAATGACATTCCTATATATGAAGCTGAAGTGGGATCTGCACCCAAA AAGGAAGAAGCAGCTCACAAGCACCAGTTTATCTTACATGCTGCATTAGATATTGTTCAGGACCTTGCATGGACAACAAGTGCCAT GTTTTTAAAAGCAGTGGACAGGTTCAATGATTTGGTGGTATCTGTTTATGTCACTGCAGGTC ACACTAGATTGATGCTGCTTCATGACTCTCGTAATGAGGATGGGATAAAAAGTTTCTTCCAAGAGGTTCATGAACTATATGTAAAG ATACTTCTGAATCCTCTCTATTTACCTGGATCTCGCATCACATCATCTCACTTTGATACCAAAGTTAGAGCTCTCGCAAGAAAATATCTATAG
- the LOC103721304 gene encoding trafficking protein particle complex subunit 2-like isoform X2: MANTACFIIVSRNDIPIYEAEVGSAPKKEEAAHKHQFILHAALDIVQDLAWTTSAMFLKAVDRFNDLVVSVYVTAGHILIIKTLLDCILNRMGRHGGEVQILLNPLYLPGSRITSSHFDTKVRALARKYL; encoded by the exons ATGGCAAACACGGCATGCTTTATAATTGTCAGCAGGAATGACATTCCTATATATGAAGCTGAAGTGGGATCTGCACCCAAA AAGGAAGAAGCAGCTCACAAGCACCAGTTTATCTTACATGCTGCATTAGATATTGTTCAGGACCTTGCATGGACAACAAGTGCCAT GTTTTTAAAAGCAGTGGACAGGTTCAATGATTTGGTGGTATCTGTTTATGTCACTGCAGGTCATATCCTTATTATTAAAACATTGTTAGACTGTATTCTGAACAGGATGGGCAGACATGGTGGAGAAGTTCag ATACTTCTGAATCCTCTCTATTTACCTGGATCTCGCATCACATCATCTCACTTTGATACCAAAGTTAGAGCTCTCGCAAGAAAATATCTATAG